The sequence below is a genomic window from Leptospira dzoumogneensis.
ATTATAAGCACAAACATTTTAGGATTTTTTCAGGAAAAATCCTAAAAAAACAACCTAAGACTCTTTACTTCAAGTTCACTTTAACTTGTAGAATCTTCTAAGTTTAATAATACAAGGGTGTTCTATAATGTTATTAGAAAAGATCAGTACCGGCTCCGGTCTTAGATTAGGAATTATATTAGCTAGTACCAGAAAGGGCAGGTTTGGGGATACGGTCGCAAAATGGTTTGAAGAGATCTCTAAACAAGATTATAGATTCGAGACCGATTTAATAGATCTTTCTGAATTTTCTTTGCCTTGGGACATGTCAAAGGATATGGATTCGGACCTTCCCTTATTCTCGGATAGAATAGCTGAAGCGGATGCTTTTGTAGTAATTACACCGGAGTATAACCACGGATATCCTGCGTATTTAAAGTTGGCAATTGACTCACTTCATGAAGAATGGAATGCGAAGCCTCTTGGATTCGTTTCCTATGGAGGAAGTTCCGGCGGTTTAAGAGCGGTGGAGCAGCTTCGCAATGTATTTGCGGAATTAAGAATGACCACCATTCGAGACTGTGTTAGTTTTCATTGGGCTCATGCCAGGTTCCATAACGGAAGACCTACTGAGGAATTTCGTTACGCATCTTCGGCTGAGAAATTATTGAATGAATTGTATTGGTGGGGAAACGTTTTGAAACAAGCTAGGATGAATTTCCCACAATCCGTTCTGAGGTCCTGATTTTAAGGAATAAATATGAAATTTACGTTTAGTAAATACCAAATCTTTGTAGTCGCCTTATTGGCATTTATCCAATTCACAGTGGTTCTTGATTTTATGATCTTATCTCCATTAGGAGTTCAGGTCATGGATCAACTGAAAATATCCACAACCAAATTCGGTCTGGTAGTTTCCGCATATGCATTTAGCGCGGGGATTTCCGGGATCTTGGCCGCCGGTTTTGCAGACAGATTCGATCGTAAAAAGATGTTATTATTCTTTTATACGGGTTTCGTTTTAGGAACTGTTCTTTGTGGGATCGCACCAAATTACGAATTTCTACTATTTGCAAGAATTGTAACGGGTCTTTTCGGCGGTGTAATCGCTTCTATCAGCTTTGCGATCATTGCGGATCTATTTCCTATGGAAGCAAGAGGAAGAGTGATGGGACTCGTGATGACTGCATTTGCTGCCAGCCAAGTTTTCGGTCTTCCGATCGGTGTGTTCTTTTCGAACCTTTGGGGATGGCAGTCTCCTTTCTGGATGATCGCTGTTATTAGCGGTCTTGTTGGAGTTGCCGCTTTATTTAAGCTAGAGCCGATCGTTTCTCACTTGGGTCATGGAACTGAAAATAAAGCGATCAAACATTTGGTGGCTACTGCAGGAAATTCGAATTATCTTCCTGGATTTTTGGCAACAATGCTCTTGGCAACCGGCGGATATATGCTTATGCCTTTCGGTTCTGCGTTCAGTGTTCATAATTTAGGAATTACTTTAGAAGATCTTCCTTTAGTGTATTTTGTGACCGGGGTTGTAAGTATGGCTGCAGGTCCTTTGATCGGCAGGGCGGCGGACAAATTCGGAAAATATCCAATATTTCTTATTTCTTCTCTAATTGCCTGCGGGATACTTTTCTATTATACTGCAATGGGGATCACACCTCTTTGGTTTGTGATATTGATCAACTCCGCGTTATTTGTAGTGATTACTGGTAGAGTGATCTCGGCTCAGGCATTAAATTCTGCGATGCCTGAACTGAGAGACAGGGGAGCTTATATGGCGATCAGTTCTTCTTTGCAGCAATTATCCGGAGGAATCGCTTCTTATGCGGCCGGGCTTATCGTTGTCCAGACTCCAAGCGGATATATCCAAGGTTATCCGAACTTGGGTTATGTTGTGATTATAGCTATTTTGATCACTGTGGCGATCATGCATAAGGTGAACGAGTATGTTTCTTCTAAACATCCTGCCCCGGTTAAAGGTGAAAAAGAAGCAGCCTTAGTTTCCGAAACCTAATCGATCTATTTTTCAGGGAAGAAGGTGCTCTTCTTCTCTGAAAATCCTAATCTACGATTTAAGATTGCATTTAAAACCAGATTTCCTATCTTCTTTACCTTATGAGCGATATAGAAGTTAAGGTACTTAGCACTCCTGAAAATTACAAAACAATCCTACGTAGTAAAAATCACGAAGTAATCGCGGACGAATCCAAAGAAGATGGTGGAGGAGATCTGGGACCTTCTCCACATGAATACCTTCTTCTTTCCTTAGGAGCTTGCACTGATATCACTATCAGAATGTATGCTCAAAGAAAGAAAATGGATCTGAAAGAAGTGATCGTAGAACTGAACCTTACCAAAGGAACGGATCATACTGAGATCCAAAGGATCGTTAAGTTAGAGGGAAATTTGAGCGAGCAGGAAAGAGAAAGACTTTTGCAGGTCGCAAACGCCTGCCCGGTTCACAAAACTCTGACGCATCCTATCCAGATAGAGACCAAACTGGGCTAAAAATAATTTCCAAGCCTTCTAATCTTATTCTTTGGGAAACGGAAGGCAGGGAAACCAGGTCCAATCAATCGAATCTCACTTTGACCGTATGAAATTCGTATTTTCTAAAATTATTCCATTCTACTTATTTTTCACCTCCGCATTTTTAATTTCCTGTCTTTCTTCCGTAAAAGATCCAAAAGACGAGTTTGTATACGTGCAGAACGTTCAGGGCAAAAGTGAAGAAGAATTGGAATTAAACGCTAAACGAAAAATTTTAGAGAATGGATTGGGAGAATTAGTCCAAGGATATTCTCAAGTCATCGGCGGTAAGTTGAAGGAAACTATAGTAAATTCCTCCGTCGAAGGATTTGTGTTAGAATATTCTAAAGTAGGTACTACTCGAAAGCTGGCCGGCGGTCTTCTGGAAATAGACTCTAAAGGTAAGGTGAACCGAAAAGCAGTCCAGGACGCTTTGAAGGAAAGATATAAGGATATCGGAAAACCGAAATTTTTAGTATTTATCGAAGAAAGAATATTAGGAAAACAAAATATAAAAGAGAGGATTGGGATTACCGAAAATGAGATCATACGAGTTTTCTCGGATTTCGATTTTTTGGATAAAAAACAATTCTATCGTGTTCTTTTTAAGGAAGGGAAGAAGGACCCGGGCGTTCTTTCCGAACACTCTTTTGAGGATAAAATATTATCTTTGGCTTCCGAGTCGGAGGCGGAGATCTTACTGGTAGGACAAACGGAAGTCACTGATCTGGGAAAGATAGAAGATTCAAATCTTCATTCTTACCAATCCGTTCTTAGATTCAAAATTTTTGATGTAAATACCGCCAGGATCATCGCGGCTGATAATTCTTCCGGAGTTTCTCCTCATATAAATCCGAACACGGGGATCCAGGAATCTATCAAAAGGTCGGTGGAAAAAGCTTATCCTAAAATAAAAGAACAGATCTCCGATAAATGGAAACCTGGGAATTTGATCCGCATTAAAATAGAAGGATTAAGTTATGATGATTATTTGGAGAAGGATGTGCAGGGGATTATAAGGACTATCCAAGGAGTCAATCGTGTAAGTGAGACCTCCGGTCCTGACCCGAATAAAGGGATTGTTTTAGAGATAGAAGCATTATATAACGGTGGAGCTTTGTATCAAAAACTTAGGGAAAGAAAAGAAGATTTTGGTATAGAGTTTTCCGGGAAAGAGGTAAAGTCCTCTTATATCCATTTATTCTTTAAAAAATAGGAATATTCTCCATTATTCAAATTTCTACGACTTTAGATATAGTACATTACTATTTTCTTTTTCTTTGCTGTTAGGTGAAAAAACGGATTGAAAGATGAAAATTTTAATTAGATAATCGCGGGGTGCAAGGCTTTTCGAATATTGACCAAGAGCCGAGTTACGGTTCCTTTTCCGAACCTTTTCCTCGCGAATCCGCAGGATTTTCTAAGGATGATCCTATTGATAGATACAATCCGGAAGACCAAAACACTAAAGACGAACTCTTAAAAAAGATCTCCGTTTTAAATCTTCTACAGCAAGTGGCCACTGCTGCGAACGAAGCAAATGATGTAGAATCAGTGCTTCAATTTTCGGTAGATAGAATATGTGCGATTGCGGATTGGAAATTGGGTCTCGTATGTTTAGTGTTAGAAGAGTCAGAAAAGCCGGAATATTCTTCTATCTCCTTCTCCAGAGAGGAGAAATTCCTAAAAGAGTTTCGGAATTTATTAAGGAACAGATCTAAAAAGGAAGAATCTATTCTTACGGAAAGGGTCAGGAACGGAAGAAAACCGATCTTGCTCGAAAACTTTCCTTCTTATATAAAAGGAGATATAAAGGAACTTTCTATCAAAGCTGGGATTGAAGAGGCGATCGGGATCCCTATCCTAGTAAAAGAAAATCTGGTAGGTGTTCTTGAATTTTATTCCGGAAATAAATCCACTGATCCTTCTTTTTTCGAAGCTGTTTCTCATATCAGTTCCCAGATTGGAAGGGTATTCGAGAGAAGGGACGCAGAGAACCATCTGAAAACTTCCGGTGAACAATTAAGAGCATTGTCTGCAAGACTACAAGAAGTAAGAGAGGAAGAAAGACTACTTATAGCAAGAGAAGTTCACGACGAGTTGGGACAATTATTAACCGTTCTTAAAATAGATCTTACATTATTAAAAAATAATTTTCAAAAATCAAAAGGATCAGATTCAAAACTAGTATCCGAACTTCTATCCATGATCAAGGTCGCAGACTCCGGTATAGAGTCGGTGCAAAGAATTGCAACCGAATTGAGGCCTTTAATTTTGGAGGATTTAGGCCTTTTAGAAGGGATTGAATGGTATGCAAAGGATTTCGAGAAGAGGACGGGAATTCGCTGCGAAATCCGGATCCCTGCGGGAATTCTATCTCTTGAAAAGGATCCGTCCATCGCATTATTCCGTATTTTCCAAGAAGCGTTAACTAACGCAGCAAGACATTCTAAGGCAAGTTCCATCCAGGTTTCCTGCTCGGAAGAAGGTCCATTTCTCATTCTGAAAATCCAAGACAATGGGATCGGGATAGATCCTAAAAAGATGAACCAATCTAAGTCCCTTGGACTGATCGGAATGAGAGAAAGAGCGGTCGTCTTGGGCGGGGAGGTCTCCATCTCAGGCGGTCCTGGAAAGGGCGCAAGTGTGATCGTAAAAATACCAATCTCAAATCGAAATAAGGAGGATTTCCTATGATTTCCACATTGATCGCTGATGATCATTTATTGATCCGAGAAGGTTTAAGAAAGATCCTATCGGAAGAAGAAGACATAGAGATCGTTTACGAGGCGGAAAACGGACAGCAGGTTTTGGATTATCTTGCGGGACAATCCGTGCAAGTGCTGATCCTGGATATAAATATGCCGATGATGAGCGGTTTGGATATATTAAAATATGTTCATAAACTTTCTCCCGATACAAGAGTTCTTATTTTGAGCATGTATCCGGAGGATAGATTTGCGGTCCGCGCTTTGAAGGCTGGTGCATCCGGTTATATCACTAAAGCAAGCGCCGGAGATGAACTCATCTCCGCAGTGCGTAAGGTGATAGAAGGCGCTAGATATATTAGTCCTGAAGCGACCGAGATGTTGGTGAGAGAACTTTCTAAACCTTCGGATAGGCTTCCTCATGAAACTCTTTCAGAAAGAGAGTTCCAGATACTTATGCTTTTAGTGAAAGGTAAAAATGTTCGATCTATTTCGGAAGATCTAGGTTTGAGTGTGAATACAGTAAACACATATAGGGCCAGGATCTTTGAAAAGATGAGTTTGAAATCCACACAAGAGCTTGTTCGGTACGCATACGACCATAAACTTCTGGAATAAATTTCCAAAATTAAAAACAATTCGTTTTTGTAATGTTCTTTGCCTTCTGTCACATTTCTTGTGACAGAAAAATTCTTCGTTTAACTTAATCCATACGATCTATTTGTGAAATAATTTTTGTTGTTATTCCATTCATTTTACGTCATGATTCTTCTTCGTGCGCATTAACCTTTTATTATAGGTTCAGGTCCTGACATGAAGAATGCCTCTACAATAGATCCCAAACAAGATAAAGACTCTCTAAATCCGAAACAATTATTGGAAGTTCTCACCGCATTTAAACGTGGGGACTTCTCCAAACGAATGCCTTTGGATAATGTGGGGATCGCGGGTAAAATTTCGGACTTATTGAACGATATCATGGACCAGAACGATAGAATGGTCAAAGAGTTTGAGAGGATCAGTAATGAGGTTGGGCAAGAAGGTAAAATTTCTCAAAGGGTAAGTGGAATTTCTTCCACAGGTTCTTGGGGTACTTGTATGAATTCGATCAACTCTCTGATCGGAAATCTTGTGCAGCCGAATACCGAGGTAATGAGAGTGATCGGCGCAGTGGCAGGCGGTGACCTTTCTCAGAACATGTCTTTGGAAATTGAAGGAAGACCTCTTAAGGGAGAATTTTTTAGAACTGCGAAGATCGTGAATATCATGGTGGACCAGTTAAACTCATTCGCTTCCGAGGTAACTCGGGTGGCAAAAGAGGTAGGAACAGAAGGTAAGCTGGGTGGACAAGCGGATGTTCGAGGAGTTGCGGGGACTTGGAAAGACTTAACGGATAGTGTGAACTCGATGGCGTCTAACTTGACCGGCCAGGTTCGAGATATTGCGGAAGTTACCAAAGCAGTTGCGACAGGTGACTTATCCAAGAAGATCACGGTGGATGTTAAGGGAGAGATCTTAGAGTTAAAGAACACGATCAACACGATGGTGGACCAGTTGAACTCATTCGCTTCCGAGGTAACCAGGGTTGCTCGGGAAGTGGGAACGGAAGGTAAATTGGGAGGACAGGCGGATGTTCGAGGAGTTGCAGGGACCTGGAAGGACTTAACGGATAGTGTGAACTCGATGGCATCCAACCTAACGGGCCAGGTGCGAAATATTGCCGAAGTTACTACAGCGGTAGCTCGAGGAGACTTATCCAAGAAGATCACAGTGGATGTTAAGGGAGAGATCTTAGAGTTAAAGGACACCATTAACACGATGGTGGACCAGTTGAACTCATTCGCTTCCGAGGTAACTCGGGTAGCAAGAGAGGTGGGAACAGAAGGTAAACTGGGGGGCCAAGCGGATGTTCGAGGAGTTGCAGGGACTTGGAAGGACTTAACGGATAGTGTGAATTCGATGGCATCCAACTTAACAGGTCAAGTGCGTAATATTGCCGAAGTTACTACAGCGGTTGCAACCGGAGACTTATCTAAGAAGATCACGGTGGATGTAAAAGGAGAGATCCTAGAACTCAAAAACACCATTAACACAATGGTGGACCAGTTGAACTCGTTCGCTTCCGAGGTAACCAGGGTTGCTCGGGAGGTGGGAACGGAAGGTGCATTAGGCGGCCAGGCGGATGTGCAAGGGGTTGCAGGGACATGGAAGGACTTAACGGATAGTGTGAACTCGATGGCATCCAACCTAACCGGTCAGGTGCGAAATATTGCCGAAGTTACTACAGCGGTAGCTAGAGGCGACCTTTCCAAGAAGATCACAGTGGACGTAAAAGGAGAGATCCTCGAGTTAAAGGACACCATTAACACGATGGTGGACCAGTTGAACTCATTCGCTTCCGAGGTAACCAGGGTTGCAAGAGAGGTAGGTACAGAAGGTAAACTGGGAGGCCAGGCGGACGTACAAGGGGTTGCAGGAACCTGGAAGGACTTAACGGATAGTGTGAACTCTATGGCATCCAACCTAACCGGCCAGGTTCGTAATATTGCCGAAGTTACTACAGCAGTTGCGACCGGAGACTTATCTAAGAAGATCACAGTGGATGTTAAGGGAGAGATCCTAGAGTTAAAGGACACCATCAATACGATGGTGGACCAGTTGAACTCATTCGCTTCCGAGGTGACCAGGGTTGCTCGGGAGGTAGGAACAGAAGGTAAACTTGGCGGACAGGCAAACGTTCGAGGAGTTGCAGGAACCTGGAAGGACTTAACGGATAGTGTGAACTCAATGGCATCCAACCTAACGGGTCAGGTGCGTAATATTGCCGAAGTTACTACAGCGGTTGCGACAGGAGACTTATCTAAGAAGATCACAGTGGATGTTAAGGGTGAGATCTTAGAACTCAAAAACACGATCAACACGATGGTGGACCAGTTGAATTCATTCGCTTCCGAGGTAACCAGGGTTGCAAGAGAGGTAGGTGCAGAAGGTAAACTGGGTGGACAAGCGGATGTTCGAGGAGTTGCGGGAACTTGGAAAGACTTAACGGATAGTGTGAACTTCATGGCAGGTAACCTAACAGGCCAGGTTCGTGATATTGCAGAAGTTACCAAGGCAGTGGCAACTGGCGACTTATCCAAGAAGATCACAGTGGATGTTAAGGGTGAGATCCTAGAGTTAAAGAACACGATCAACACGATGGTGGACCAGTTGAACTCATTCGCTTCCGAGGTAACTCGGGTTGCAAAAGAAGTAGGTACAGAAGGTAAACTGGGAGGCCAAGCTGACGTTCGAGGGGTTGCGGGAACCTGGAAAGACTTAACGGATAGTGTGAACTCAATGGCATCCAACCTAACAGGTCAGGTTCGTAATATTGCCGAAGTTACTACAGCGGTAGCCCGAGGTGACCTTTCTAAGAAGATCACGGTGGATGTAAAAGGAGAGATCCTGGAGTTAAAGGACACCATTAACACTATGGTGGACCAGTTGAATTCATTCGCTTCCGAGGTAACTAGGGTTGCAAGAGAGGTGGGAACAGAAGGAGAGCTTGGTGGACAGGCGGATGTTCGAGGTGTTGCTGGAACCTGGAATGACTTAACGGATAGTGTGAACTCTATGGCATCCAACCTAACCGGTCAGGTGCGAAATATTGCCGAAGTTACTACAGCGGTAGCTCGAGGAGACTTATCCAAGAAGATCACAGTGGATGTAAAAGGTGAGATCCTCGAATTAAAGGATACGATCAACACGATGGTGGACCAGTTGAATTCATTCGCTTCCGAGGTAACCAGGGTAGCAAGAGAAGTAGGTACAGAAGGTAAACTGGGTGGACAGGCGAATGTGCAAGGGGTTGCAGGTATCTGGAAAGATCTTACGGATAGTGTGAACTTCATGGCGAATAATCTCACCACACAGGTAAGGGGGATCGCTAAGGTGGTAACCTCCGTTGCGAACGGGGACTTAAAGAAAAAGTTATATTTAGAAGCAAAGGGAGAGATCGCAGAACTCTCTGATACGATCAACGATATGATCGATACATTAGGACTATTCGGGGACCAGGTAACCACGGTTGCAAAAGAAGTTGGTATCGAAGGAAGATTGGGAGGCCAAGCAAGTGTGCCTGGTGCAGCTGGTCTTTGGAGAAACCTTACGGATAACGTGAACCAGCTCGCTTCTAACCTAACCACTCAGGTAAGGGCGATTGCGGAAGTGGCAACGGGTGTGACCAAAGGAGATCTGTCTCGAACAGTTACTATCCAAGCGGCTGGGGAGGTGGCAGCCTTATCGGATAATATCAACGAAATGATCCGAAACCTAAGGGAAACCACTCGGATCAATACGGAACAAGACTGGTTAAAAACGAACCTTGCAAAATTCACCAGACTATTACAAGGACAAAGAAATTTAGTCAACGTAAGTAAACTTATCTTGTCCGAACTTGCACCTCTTGTTTCCGCACAACATGGAGCATTCTTCATAACTGAAAATGTGGAAGAAGGCCCGTTACTCAAACTACTTGTGAGTTATGCATACCAAGAAAGGAAAAATGTATCCAATCGTTTTTATCCGGGAGAAGGCCTGATCGGTCAATGTTTCTTGGAAAAAGAAAGGATACTAGTCACACAGGTTCCTTCCAGTTATATCATGATCAATTCTGCTCTAGGAGAAGCTCCTCCTATCAATATAGTCGTCTTACCGGTGTTATTCGAGGGAGAAGTAAAAGCGGTGATAGAACTCGCTTCCTTCTCCAACTTCACTCCGATCCATTTGAACTTCTTGGATCAGTTGACTGAAAGTATCGGGATCGTATTGAACACGATAGCAGCAGGGATGAGAACGGAAGAACTTTTGATCCAATCCCAAACTCTGACAGAAGAGTTGCAAGGTAGACAAGAGGAATTGACCAATACCAACCAACGTTTGGAAGAACAAGCCAAATCACTGAAGGCCTCCGAGGACATGCTCAAGGACCAAAGGGAGGAATTACAGGAAAAGAACGAAGAGTTGGAAGAAAAGGCAAGACTACTCGCTAAAAAGAACAGTGAGGTGGAA
It includes:
- a CDS encoding NADPH-dependent FMN reductase, with the translated sequence MLLEKISTGSGLRLGIILASTRKGRFGDTVAKWFEEISKQDYRFETDLIDLSEFSLPWDMSKDMDSDLPLFSDRIAEADAFVVITPEYNHGYPAYLKLAIDSLHEEWNAKPLGFVSYGGSSGGLRAVEQLRNVFAELRMTTIRDCVSFHWAHARFHNGRPTEEFRYASSAEKLLNELYWWGNVLKQARMNFPQSVLRS
- a CDS encoding MFS transporter, with product MKFTFSKYQIFVVALLAFIQFTVVLDFMILSPLGVQVMDQLKISTTKFGLVVSAYAFSAGISGILAAGFADRFDRKKMLLFFYTGFVLGTVLCGIAPNYEFLLFARIVTGLFGGVIASISFAIIADLFPMEARGRVMGLVMTAFAASQVFGLPIGVFFSNLWGWQSPFWMIAVISGLVGVAALFKLEPIVSHLGHGTENKAIKHLVATAGNSNYLPGFLATMLLATGGYMLMPFGSAFSVHNLGITLEDLPLVYFVTGVVSMAAGPLIGRAADKFGKYPIFLISSLIACGILFYYTAMGITPLWFVILINSALFVVITGRVISAQALNSAMPELRDRGAYMAISSSLQQLSGGIASYAAGLIVVQTPSGYIQGYPNLGYVVIIAILITVAIMHKVNEYVSSKHPAPVKGEKEAALVSET
- a CDS encoding OsmC family protein; translated protein: MSDIEVKVLSTPENYKTILRSKNHEVIADESKEDGGGDLGPSPHEYLLLSLGACTDITIRMYAQRKKMDLKEVIVELNLTKGTDHTEIQRIVKLEGNLSEQERERLLQVANACPVHKTLTHPIQIETKLG
- a CDS encoding GAF domain-containing sensor histidine kinase, with the translated sequence MQGFSNIDQEPSYGSFSEPFPRESAGFSKDDPIDRYNPEDQNTKDELLKKISVLNLLQQVATAANEANDVESVLQFSVDRICAIADWKLGLVCLVLEESEKPEYSSISFSREEKFLKEFRNLLRNRSKKEESILTERVRNGRKPILLENFPSYIKGDIKELSIKAGIEEAIGIPILVKENLVGVLEFYSGNKSTDPSFFEAVSHISSQIGRVFERRDAENHLKTSGEQLRALSARLQEVREEERLLIAREVHDELGQLLTVLKIDLTLLKNNFQKSKGSDSKLVSELLSMIKVADSGIESVQRIATELRPLILEDLGLLEGIEWYAKDFEKRTGIRCEIRIPAGILSLEKDPSIALFRIFQEALTNAARHSKASSIQVSCSEEGPFLILKIQDNGIGIDPKKMNQSKSLGLIGMRERAVVLGGEVSISGGPGKGASVIVKIPISNRNKEDFL
- a CDS encoding response regulator; amino-acid sequence: MISTLIADDHLLIREGLRKILSEEEDIEIVYEAENGQQVLDYLAGQSVQVLILDINMPMMSGLDILKYVHKLSPDTRVLILSMYPEDRFAVRALKAGASGYITKASAGDELISAVRKVIEGARYISPEATEMLVRELSKPSDRLPHETLSEREFQILMLLVKGKNVRSISEDLGLSVNTVNTYRARIFEKMSLKSTQELVRYAYDHKLLE
- a CDS encoding hybrid sensor histidine kinase/response regulator, encoding MKNASTIDPKQDKDSLNPKQLLEVLTAFKRGDFSKRMPLDNVGIAGKISDLLNDIMDQNDRMVKEFERISNEVGQEGKISQRVSGISSTGSWGTCMNSINSLIGNLVQPNTEVMRVIGAVAGGDLSQNMSLEIEGRPLKGEFFRTAKIVNIMVDQLNSFASEVTRVAKEVGTEGKLGGQADVRGVAGTWKDLTDSVNSMASNLTGQVRDIAEVTKAVATGDLSKKITVDVKGEILELKNTINTMVDQLNSFASEVTRVAREVGTEGKLGGQADVRGVAGTWKDLTDSVNSMASNLTGQVRNIAEVTTAVARGDLSKKITVDVKGEILELKDTINTMVDQLNSFASEVTRVAREVGTEGKLGGQADVRGVAGTWKDLTDSVNSMASNLTGQVRNIAEVTTAVATGDLSKKITVDVKGEILELKNTINTMVDQLNSFASEVTRVAREVGTEGALGGQADVQGVAGTWKDLTDSVNSMASNLTGQVRNIAEVTTAVARGDLSKKITVDVKGEILELKDTINTMVDQLNSFASEVTRVAREVGTEGKLGGQADVQGVAGTWKDLTDSVNSMASNLTGQVRNIAEVTTAVATGDLSKKITVDVKGEILELKDTINTMVDQLNSFASEVTRVAREVGTEGKLGGQANVRGVAGTWKDLTDSVNSMASNLTGQVRNIAEVTTAVATGDLSKKITVDVKGEILELKNTINTMVDQLNSFASEVTRVAREVGAEGKLGGQADVRGVAGTWKDLTDSVNFMAGNLTGQVRDIAEVTKAVATGDLSKKITVDVKGEILELKNTINTMVDQLNSFASEVTRVAKEVGTEGKLGGQADVRGVAGTWKDLTDSVNSMASNLTGQVRNIAEVTTAVARGDLSKKITVDVKGEILELKDTINTMVDQLNSFASEVTRVAREVGTEGELGGQADVRGVAGTWNDLTDSVNSMASNLTGQVRNIAEVTTAVARGDLSKKITVDVKGEILELKDTINTMVDQLNSFASEVTRVAREVGTEGKLGGQANVQGVAGIWKDLTDSVNFMANNLTTQVRGIAKVVTSVANGDLKKKLYLEAKGEIAELSDTINDMIDTLGLFGDQVTTVAKEVGIEGRLGGQASVPGAAGLWRNLTDNVNQLASNLTTQVRAIAEVATGVTKGDLSRTVTIQAAGEVAALSDNINEMIRNLRETTRINTEQDWLKTNLAKFTRLLQGQRNLVNVSKLILSELAPLVSAQHGAFFITENVEEGPLLKLLVSYAYQERKNVSNRFYPGEGLIGQCFLEKERILVTQVPSSYIMINSALGEAPPINIVVLPVLFEGEVKAVIELASFSNFTPIHLNFLDQLTESIGIVLNTIAAGMRTEELLIQSQTLTEELQGRQEELTNTNQRLEEQAKSLKASEDMLKDQREELQEKNEELEEKARLLAKKNSEVERKNREVEQARHSLEEKARQLALTSRYKSEFLANMSHELRTPLNNMLILSRLLYDNESRNLSEKQTEYAKTIHSSGNDLLQLINDILDLSKIESGKMSVDLDSVSIEELGGYLDRSFRETARNKDLKFQVEIDPELPSRITTDLQRLQQILQNLLSNAFKFTHKGGVKLRIESSPSGWSKEHKILNQAGGVIAFSVIDTGIGISAEKQGLIFEAFRQADGSTSRKYGGTGLGLSISKEITRILGGELKLESEPEVGSKFTLYLPLDYIQVEENPIEPDSIKWSENPDNDISGSGDSYVRSKVKATRRVLEDETQNESKEKVLIIEEDETFAKSLLEIAKSNGFKGTVALDGKSGISALQESSFNAVLLDVQLSDMDGSLILNWLKRNPKLRQLPVHVLSGENDWRRSLEIGAISHLRKPVGIESLNEAFEKIKTYLHKTDKTLYFCGIQKEHSEFLKEKLTSKDLMLKSMGSGQELLDILKNEIPDCILIGNEFEDMSVPDLVSKISLLDPERTLILFYSDDKNGPESFQKLLSFNGSNILKFVNSYATSLEEIKIHLHEPESISKSGDTYSLEGHKVLIVDDDVRNIFALTSMLELHKMKIHYAENALDGINILEKNPDIEIVLMDVMMPDMDGYEAMKVIRSKAEFTNLPILALTAKAMKGDREKCIEAGATEYITKPVSVDHLLSLLRVLLCR